Proteins found in one Triticum urartu cultivar G1812 chromosome 4, Tu2.1, whole genome shotgun sequence genomic segment:
- the LOC125552078 gene encoding mitogen-activated protein kinase kinase kinase 18-like, whose amino-acid sequence MQRRKPHTYIYATLTLALFLQLLTPSPFIHSSPPHTLCFSLSSSTLFHCPLVVSSARIKMEGWTRGKCIGKGAFGTVHLAVHRATGRAFAVKSVHAKGAAPAAAMACLETEIRILRRLSSPYVVAYLGDDATASSRNLHMELVSGGSAAARGAAGLGERAARCVLRRVAAALHYLHDVAGVVHGDVKGRNVLVGGDGAGYGGSKLADFGAARLVSEPAPRGPRGTPAWMAPEVARGGASTPASDVWSLGCTAVELLTGKRPWSEMGGALEVGELLLHIGYGVKRPELPACLSDSCSDFLDKCLRRDAGERWSCEQLLRHPFLSADPHDAGEPSPSPSPRAVLDWAASDSDSDASSDCHPAADIEDEVIMASAKGRIAELASDRPRPDWVRELEEGPTWAPDTWAPPPSLEMSTDAVLLPLVPSPSDAATVAGAGNGGAGGPAVSRDGVLVTGGSDGGSCRVRGRCWCDDRRGYHKCGSGFDRPPCWPPLAVASVLVSCILSHLIQSMILFQQADGELILFFVTASGSVFFYSAVSGSCFFGGFDF is encoded by the coding sequence ATGCAGCGCCGGAAACCCCACACCTATATATACGCCACCCTCACGCTTGCCCTCTTCTTGCAACTCCTCACACCATCTCCCTTTATTCACTCCTCACCTCCGCACACACTCTGCTTCTCTCTGAGCTCCTCTACTCTGTTTCACTGCCCACTCGTCGTCTCCAGCGCGCGCATAAAAATGGAGGGGTGGACGCGCGGGAAATGCATCGGGAAGGGCGCGTTCGGCACCGTGCACTTGGCCGTCCACAGGGCCACCGGCCGCGCCTTCGCGGTCAAGTCGGTCCACGCCAAGGGCGCCGCGCCGGCTGCCGCGATGGCGTGCCTGGAGACCGAGATAAGGATCTTGAGGCGGCTGTCCTCGCCGTACGTCGTGGCGTACCTCGGTGACGACGCCACGGCTTCGTCTAGGAACCTGCACATGGAGCTCGTCTCGGGCGGGAGCgcggcggcgaggggcgcggCCGGCCTTGGCGAGCGCGCGGCGCGGTGCGTCCTGCGGCGGGTCGCCGCCGCCCTGCACTACCTCCACGACGTCGCCGGGGTCGTGCACGGGGACGTGAAGGGGCGGAAcgtgctcgtcggcggcgacggTGCCGGGTACGGCGGCTCCAAGCTCGCCGATTTCGGCGCGGCGAGGCTTGTTTCAGAGCCGGCGCCGCGAGGGCCCCGTGGCACGCCGGCGTGGATGGCGCCGGAGGTGGCCCGCGGCGGCGCGTCGACGCCGGCGTCCGACGTGTGGTCGCTCGGGTGCACGGCGGTGGAGCTGCTCACCGGGAAGCGGCCATGGTCGGAGATGGGCGGCGCCCTCGAGGTCGGCGAGCTGCTGCTCCACATCGGTTACGGCGTGAAGCGACCGGAGCTCCCCGCGTGCCTCTCCGACTCCTGCAGCGACTTCCTCGACAAGTGCCTCCGCCGCGACGCTGGCGAGCGGTGGAGCTGCGAGCAGCTGCTGCGCCACCCGTTCCTCTCCGCGGACCCCCACGACGCCGGCGagccgtcgccgtccccgtccccgCGAGCGGTTCTTGACTGGGCGGCGTCGGACTCGGACTCCGACGCGTCGTCCGACTGCCATCCGGCGGCCGACATCGAGGACGAGGTGATCATGGCGAGCGCCAAGGGGAGGATTGCCGAATTGGCATCAGACAGGCCGCGCCCAGACTGGGTGCGCGAGCTGGAGGAAGGCCCCACCTGGGCGCCCGACACTTGGGCCCCACCGCCCAGTCTCGAGATGTCAACCGATGCAGTGCTACTGCCACTGGTACCATCGCCATCCGACGCTGCCACAGTCGCTGGCGCGGGAAATGGCGGCGCCGGTGGGCCCGCCGTCAGCCGTGACGGGGTCCTCGTGACCGGCGGGAGCGACGGCGGCTCCTGCCGTGTCCGCGGCCGTTGCTGGTGCGATGATCGCCGTGGGTACCATAAATGTGGGTCTGGGTTTGATCGGCCTCCTTGTTGGCCGCCGTTGGCCGTTGCGTCCGTGCTGGTGTCATGTATTCTATCGCATTTGATTCAATCAATGATTTTGTTTCAGCAAGCAGACGGTGAATTGATACTATTTTTTGTTACAGCTTCTGGTTCTGTTTTTTTTTACAGCGCAGTTTCTGGTTCTTGTTTCTTTGGTGGTTTTGACTTTTGA